From Dethiosulfovibrio salsuginis, one genomic window encodes:
- the folP gene encoding dihydropteroate synthase codes for MTAWFHRFNSTEELKNTLEEMGCDMGALPYFDDRRQVTALRIADVDTRAANALKQEMLSRGGDVAVHRHAIDRGVERCDCLIFGTKKQLRHLTEKLSAMAYWGLPEIKQEIEGAMAGLSRKRHILNLPGGRALELGKKTKLMAIVNLTEDSFFAESRSSSTDCLKKVETMIDQGADILDLGAESTRPGSSPVDSDTEISRLVPAVEAIRREYPAIPISVDTTKSSVARACLDSGADIINDISGLGFDKELPEAVAKAGVPLVIMHIKGVPRTMQENPYYDCLPGEICRYFEERIDLAVKAGVPRDQIVLDPGIGFGKTTEHNLTLLGHNEFFRSLGLPILIGHSRKSVFGAVLGESDPANRLEATLAATALCVWQDVEIVRVHDVRENRQVIDTVWALKNASSFA; via the coding sequence ATGACAGCTTGGTTTCACCGGTTTAACTCCACCGAAGAGCTGAAAAACACCTTAGAGGAGATGGGCTGCGACATGGGGGCCCTTCCCTATTTCGACGACCGAAGACAGGTAACGGCCCTCAGGATAGCCGACGTGGACACCAGGGCGGCCAACGCCCTGAAGCAGGAGATGTTATCGAGAGGGGGGGACGTGGCGGTCCACCGTCACGCCATAGACCGAGGGGTCGAACGATGCGACTGCCTTATATTCGGCACGAAAAAGCAACTTCGCCACCTGACGGAAAAGCTCTCCGCCATGGCCTACTGGGGTCTGCCGGAGATAAAGCAGGAGATCGAGGGGGCCATGGCTGGCCTGTCCAGAAAGAGACACATCCTGAACCTGCCGGGAGGCAGGGCCCTGGAGCTCGGGAAAAAGACCAAGCTCATGGCAATAGTAAACCTGACGGAGGACTCGTTCTTCGCCGAAAGCCGCTCGTCCTCCACCGACTGTCTCAAAAAGGTCGAGACCATGATAGACCAGGGAGCGGATATACTGGACCTAGGGGCCGAGTCCACCAGGCCAGGATCCAGCCCGGTGGACAGTGATACCGAGATATCCAGGCTGGTGCCGGCCGTAGAGGCCATAAGGAGGGAGTATCCGGCGATCCCTATATCTGTGGACACCACCAAGTCCTCCGTGGCGAGAGCCTGTCTGGACTCGGGAGCGGACATAATAAACGACATATCCGGTCTGGGGTTTGACAAGGAACTTCCTGAGGCTGTGGCTAAAGCCGGAGTCCCTCTGGTCATAATGCACATAAAAGGGGTCCCCCGTACTATGCAGGAGAACCCCTATTACGATTGTCTCCCAGGGGAGATATGCCGATACTTTGAGGAGAGGATCGACCTAGCGGTTAAAGCGGGAGTGCCGAGGGATCAGATAGTGCTGGACCCGGGCATAGGCTTCGGAAAGACCACCGAGCACAACCTGACCCTCTTAGGGCACAACGAGTTCTTTAGGTCCCTGGGCCTTCCTATACTGATAGGACACTCGAGAAAATCGGTTTTCGGGGCGGTGCTAGGGGAGTCGGACCCGGCGAACAGGCTTGAGGCCACCTTGGCCGCGACCGCCCTCTGTGTATGGCAGGACGTGGAGATAGTCCGAGTCCACGACGTCAGGGAAAACCGTCAGGTCATAGACACCGTCTGGGCCCTGAAGAACGCCTCCAGCTTCGCTTAA
- the queD gene encoding 6-carboxytetrahydropterin synthase QueD: MLLKKEFTFDAAHRLERYRGKCEALHGHTYRLAVTLKGHRDDDDMVFDFTELKKLVTAKVLDRLDHAYLNDVMDQPTAENIALWVWDELDGEVNRPNCKLHTVQVWETATSSVIVDREDAESR, translated from the coding sequence ATGTTATTAAAAAAAGAATTCACCTTTGACGCAGCCCACAGGCTTGAGCGATACAGGGGAAAGTGCGAGGCCCTTCACGGACACACCTATCGACTGGCGGTGACGCTTAAGGGGCACAGGGACGACGACGATATGGTCTTCGATTTCACCGAGCTGAAAAAGCTGGTCACGGCGAAGGTATTGGACAGGCTGGACCACGCCTACCTCAACGACGTTATGGATCAGCCCACGGCGGAGAACATCGCCCTGTGGGTATGGGACGAGCTGGACGGCGAGGTGAATCGGCCAAACTGTAAGCTTCACACCGTTCAGGTATGGGAGACCGCCACAAGTTCGGTCATAGTGGACAGAGAGGACGCTGAAAGTCGATGA
- a CDS encoding MFS transporter: MSYSGGGAFSALGSRNYRLFFSGQAVSLTGFWIQRVAMGWLIYRLTDSPFLLGAVDFASQIPLLFLSTVAGVMMERWDLRRLMIICQTLCMVHAGFLAALTLTGTVQYWHVLALGVLLGIVNAFELPARQTFVVQLVDRPEDLSNAVALNSSLFNVARLIGPSVAGFCIAAFGEGICFGLNSAFYLATLLALMAMRLKPHRVEPSKEGFFEGLSSGIGYVRRFLPIRDVLLSLALLSFAGLPYLVLLPVFAKEILHGGPGLLGLLTGASGLGALVGSIRLAARKTPVGLMRVMALSMCGFGVALSCFALSDWALLSVPLIVFVGFCMVSILVAGNTVVQTLVEEDKRSRVMALYVVALTGTAPIGSLISGAVASLIGAQMALAIGGIVCLGAGMILVKRGDLLWSMAEPIYITKGLLVQSERGELPVVSDAF, encoded by the coding sequence TTGTCTTATTCAGGGGGAGGGGCTTTTTCAGCCCTTGGCTCAAGGAATTATCGTCTGTTTTTTTCCGGTCAGGCGGTGTCGTTGACGGGGTTTTGGATTCAGAGGGTCGCCATGGGGTGGCTCATATACAGGCTTACCGACTCGCCTTTTCTTCTAGGGGCGGTGGACTTCGCCAGCCAGATACCTCTTCTTTTTCTCTCCACCGTAGCAGGGGTTATGATGGAGCGCTGGGATCTTAGGAGGCTGATGATTATATGCCAGACATTGTGCATGGTCCACGCCGGTTTTCTGGCTGCTCTCACCCTCACTGGGACCGTCCAGTATTGGCATGTACTGGCTTTAGGGGTTTTATTGGGGATCGTAAACGCCTTTGAGCTTCCTGCCAGGCAGACCTTCGTGGTCCAGCTGGTGGACAGGCCCGAGGACCTCAGTAACGCGGTGGCCCTGAACTCCTCGCTCTTCAACGTCGCCAGGCTCATAGGCCCCTCGGTGGCCGGTTTCTGTATAGCCGCCTTCGGCGAGGGAATATGCTTTGGTCTAAACAGCGCCTTTTATCTGGCTACTCTGCTGGCTCTGATGGCTATGAGGCTCAAACCTCACAGAGTTGAGCCCTCGAAGGAGGGCTTTTTTGAGGGGTTGTCCTCGGGAATCGGCTACGTCCGACGTTTCCTTCCCATAAGGGATGTCCTCCTCTCCTTAGCCCTTCTCAGCTTCGCCGGTCTGCCCTATCTGGTCCTCCTTCCGGTCTTTGCCAAGGAGATTCTCCACGGCGGCCCGGGGCTTTTAGGTCTTCTGACAGGGGCTTCGGGCCTGGGAGCCCTGGTGGGATCCATAAGGCTGGCCGCCAGAAAGACCCCTGTGGGGCTCATGAGGGTGATGGCCCTTTCTATGTGTGGTTTCGGAGTTGCCCTGTCCTGCTTTGCCCTCTCCGACTGGGCCCTTCTGTCGGTGCCGCTGATAGTCTTTGTCGGTTTCTGCATGGTCTCCATACTGGTCGCTGGAAACACCGTGGTCCAGACCCTGGTGGAGGAGGATAAAAGAAGCAGGGTGATGGCCCTTTACGTGGTAGCTCTGACCGGGACCGCTCCCATCGGGAGCCTGATCTCCGGCGCTGTTGCCTCCCTCATAGGGGCTCAGATGGCTCTGGCCATCGGTGGCATAGTCTGTCTTGGGGCCGGTATGATTTTGGTGAAAAGAGGGGATCTACTGTGGTCCATGGCGGAGCCTATATACATAACAAAAGGCCTTTTGGTTCAGTCCGAAAGAGGTGAACTTCCCGTTGTCTCCGACGCTTTTTAG
- a CDS encoding methyl-accepting chemotaxis protein — protein sequence MGWLRKASVVARLVAMVGVLCAFIVGMAFYNYLNVKRFDFELQVIYGHYLLPVQWLNDARAHAQAIRSNVYALMLTDKDSESRALMEDISNRRNLMNENLKKYGELSLSPSSVKLLDEVLGDMAKARSALQKVTDLALKNENQRAYDTFRSDALPPLDEYNDHMVELADYILKGAREDNEYNKNLVARIRLNLLLVSVFSLFLSIAMAFYIARSIAVPLREMEDQVDAFSKGDLSVAFSSQGGDEVAKIGRRLGRMAEKMREVIGGVIDASHDLKESSQAFSGLTEEANASLEETRSGTEQVSRSAESLSAAGEEINASVQEVASGAATAASRSGEVAEQVESAKVAAESGISAVASTVKDMASVSKEIDGSAKAVDDLASKAERIQSIVGEISSIADQTNLLALNAAIEAARAGEHGRGFAVVAEEVRKLAEESNESSKNIAELARSIGEDLESVKKGARSNQAGASRVDVQIRDVEERIKAILDALESIAGATQDVAAVSQEQAASSEEIAETVQDMAEKIQGVNEISLNVRDQVVEITQASERLSLGAVSLAELADDLNSKVSFFRLGEKGGLKPL from the coding sequence ATGGGTTGGTTGAGAAAAGCGTCGGTGGTCGCTAGGCTGGTGGCTATGGTAGGGGTCTTGTGTGCTTTTATAGTTGGAATGGCGTTCTATAATTATCTAAACGTGAAAAGGTTTGATTTTGAGCTTCAGGTTATCTACGGGCATTATCTGTTGCCCGTCCAGTGGCTGAACGACGCCAGGGCCCACGCTCAGGCCATTCGGTCTAACGTGTACGCCCTTATGCTGACCGATAAGGATAGCGAAAGCAGGGCGTTGATGGAGGATATCTCCAACCGCAGAAATTTGATGAACGAAAATCTGAAAAAATACGGAGAGCTGTCTCTTAGTCCCTCCAGCGTAAAGCTACTGGACGAGGTTCTCGGCGATATGGCGAAGGCCAGATCCGCTCTCCAGAAGGTTACCGACCTGGCCCTAAAAAACGAGAACCAGAGGGCCTACGATACCTTTAGGTCCGACGCCCTCCCTCCTCTGGATGAGTACAACGATCACATGGTTGAGCTGGCGGATTACATTTTGAAGGGGGCCAGAGAGGACAACGAGTACAATAAGAACCTCGTGGCTAGGATTCGGCTGAACTTATTGCTCGTCTCGGTTTTCTCTCTGTTTCTGTCGATCGCCATGGCCTTCTACATAGCCCGTTCCATAGCCGTCCCCCTCAGGGAGATGGAGGATCAGGTCGATGCCTTCTCCAAAGGCGACCTTTCCGTCGCTTTCTCCTCTCAGGGAGGGGATGAGGTCGCCAAGATAGGTAGGCGGCTCGGGAGGATGGCGGAGAAAATGAGAGAGGTTATCGGCGGTGTTATCGATGCGTCCCATGACCTGAAAGAGAGTTCCCAGGCCTTCTCGGGGCTGACGGAGGAGGCAAACGCCAGCCTGGAGGAGACCAGGTCGGGCACCGAGCAGGTAAGTCGGTCCGCCGAAAGCCTTTCCGCCGCAGGGGAGGAGATAAACGCCAGCGTCCAGGAGGTGGCCTCCGGTGCGGCCACCGCCGCCAGCAGAAGCGGTGAGGTCGCTGAACAGGTGGAATCCGCCAAGGTGGCCGCCGAGTCGGGCATATCGGCGGTGGCCTCGACGGTCAAGGACATGGCCTCGGTTTCTAAGGAGATAGATGGCTCCGCAAAGGCGGTGGACGACCTGGCGTCCAAGGCGGAGAGGATCCAGTCCATAGTCGGCGAGATATCCAGTATAGCGGACCAGACCAATCTTCTTGCTCTGAACGCCGCCATAGAGGCGGCCAGAGCCGGTGAGCACGGCAGGGGATTTGCCGTCGTAGCTGAGGAGGTCCGAAAGCTCGCGGAGGAGTCCAACGAGTCCTCAAAGAACATAGCCGAGCTGGCCAGGTCTATAGGGGAGGACCTGGAGTCGGTCAAAAAAGGGGCCAGGAGCAACCAGGCGGGAGCGTCCAGGGTCGATGTCCAGATAAGGGACGTAGAGGAGAGGATAAAGGCCATACTCGACGCTCTGGAGTCCATAGCCGGGGCCACACAGGATGTGGCGGCGGTCTCTCAGGAACAGGCGGCCTCCAGCGAGGAGATAGCCGAAACCGTCCAGGATATGGCGGAGAAGATACAGGGAGTCAACGAGATATCCTTAAACGTCAGGGATCAGGTTGTGGAGATAACCCAGGCTTCCGAGAGGCTATCCCTTGGGGCGGTTTCCCTTGCGGAGCTAGCCGATGACCTAAACTCTAAGGTCTCCTTCTTCAGATTAGGAGAAAAAGGCGGCCTAAAACCCCTCTAA
- a CDS encoding HD domain-containing phosphohydrolase gives MRANLILALFCLAVIALSSTALIVQLELDRKREIESAYRRTENMARAFQEHSLRTIQNVHHILNSLRDVYLKRGGLAMKSFSEVANASVARYAVESRRGQESLFNLLGVIDGSGNLVLSSQVPFVSVNVRERDYFKAHREGWRDFLVSPPVLGTATGKWFIPMSIPLFEEGDFGGLVLASVNPFVFSDFYSRISIGPGSVIAMVTLDGSVLAGVHDDRPLAMSQVIQDKKVLSVMSQIPNGSLMGDMIGDGNKRILSFRQIYPYDIFIVAGETEEYVLADFHRRRTVMIWSVLSFNFLVILFFIAFRAAKAREEATEERFQSFFEQNSVGFSITSPDGSWKHINDKFCRMLGYDKSELFSMTWRDISPEEDRAQEVIRFWSMVERGITESFSQKRYIRKDGSILDVEVSTYLIRDKDGDVAYLASSIQDITERLESQRLLAQRALELEKHRETIINSMAILAEYRDGDTGGHIQRTKAYVKLLLERSGGEALFPPEDLPLVWQSAALHDIGKVAVPDSVLLKPGPLSKEEFDQIKIHPVVGGEVLARTEGLLGGGAFISYARDITEYHHEKWDGSGYPHGLRGTDIPFLARVMAIADVYDALVSARPYKMAFSHSKAVSIIEEGAGSHFDPDLVQVFLSCEREFEAIYLHTS, from the coding sequence ATGAGAGCGAACCTGATTCTCGCCCTTTTTTGCCTGGCGGTTATAGCCCTGTCCTCCACCGCCCTGATCGTCCAGCTTGAGCTGGACAGAAAGAGGGAGATCGAGTCCGCCTATCGCAGGACGGAGAACATGGCGAGGGCCTTTCAGGAGCACTCACTGAGGACCATACAGAACGTACACCATATATTAAATTCCCTGAGAGACGTTTACCTCAAAAGAGGGGGCCTGGCGATGAAGTCTTTCTCCGAGGTGGCCAACGCCAGCGTCGCTCGCTACGCGGTGGAGAGCCGCAGAGGACAGGAGAGCCTTTTTAACCTTCTAGGGGTAATAGACGGTTCGGGAAATCTGGTCCTGAGCTCTCAGGTTCCCTTCGTTTCGGTCAACGTCAGGGAGAGGGATTATTTCAAGGCCCATCGGGAGGGATGGCGGGATTTTCTCGTCAGTCCTCCGGTGCTCGGAACCGCCACAGGCAAGTGGTTTATACCTATGAGTATCCCTCTGTTCGAAGAGGGGGATTTCGGCGGACTGGTCCTGGCTTCGGTCAATCCCTTTGTGTTCTCCGATTTTTACAGCAGGATCTCCATCGGACCAGGGAGCGTTATCGCTATGGTAACCTTGGACGGTTCGGTCTTGGCTGGAGTCCACGACGACAGGCCTCTGGCCATGTCCCAGGTGATACAGGATAAAAAGGTCCTATCGGTGATGTCCCAGATCCCTAACGGATCCCTTATGGGGGACATGATCGGCGATGGCAATAAGAGAATACTGTCCTTCCGTCAGATATACCCTTACGATATATTTATCGTCGCAGGGGAGACGGAAGAGTACGTTCTGGCGGATTTTCATCGCAGAAGAACGGTGATGATCTGGTCGGTATTGTCCTTTAATTTTTTGGTTATCCTCTTTTTTATCGCCTTTAGGGCGGCTAAGGCGAGAGAGGAGGCCACTGAGGAGCGTTTTCAATCCTTTTTTGAACAAAACTCCGTGGGGTTTTCCATAACCTCCCCTGATGGTTCGTGGAAGCACATAAACGATAAATTCTGTCGTATGCTGGGATACGATAAATCGGAGCTTTTTTCAATGACCTGGAGGGATATAAGCCCCGAGGAGGATCGAGCTCAGGAGGTTATACGTTTCTGGTCCATGGTGGAGCGAGGGATCACCGAGTCTTTCTCCCAAAAGCGGTATATCCGAAAGGACGGCTCAATTTTGGACGTGGAGGTCTCCACCTACCTCATAAGGGATAAAGATGGAGACGTTGCGTACCTAGCGTCGTCGATCCAGGACATAACCGAGAGGCTAGAATCTCAGAGGCTCCTGGCTCAGAGGGCTTTGGAGCTTGAGAAGCACAGAGAGACCATCATAAACAGCATGGCTATACTGGCGGAGTACAGAGACGGCGATACCGGAGGGCATATCCAGAGGACCAAGGCCTACGTGAAGCTGCTTCTGGAGCGGTCCGGTGGAGAGGCTCTCTTCCCGCCGGAGGACCTCCCACTGGTGTGGCAGTCCGCCGCCCTCCACGATATAGGGAAGGTGGCTGTTCCCGATTCGGTTTTGCTCAAACCCGGCCCTCTGTCCAAAGAGGAGTTCGACCAGATAAAGATCCATCCTGTAGTCGGCGGTGAGGTGCTAGCCCGCACCGAGGGGCTACTCGGAGGAGGGGCCTTTATCTCCTACGCCAGGGATATCACCGAGTATCACCACGAAAAATGGGACGGTTCTGGGTATCCTCACGGCCTGAGGGGAACGGATATCCCCTTTTTGGCCAGGGTCATGGCCATTGCGGACGTCTACGATGCCCTGGTGTCCGCTCGGCCCTACAAGATGGCCTTCTCCCACTCTAAGGCGGTCTCCATCATAGAGGAAGGGGCGGGAAGCCACTTCGATCCCGATCTGGTCCAGGTGTTTTTGTCCTGCGAGAGAGAATTTGAGGCGATTTACCTCCATACCTCTTGA
- the trpB gene encoding tryptophan synthase subunit beta, giving the protein MTVMTSSVETGYFGAFGGRFVPEPLERPLEELASAFAEAVLDPDFEREYIRLMVEYVGRPSALTECLNLGRQLGGGRLFLKREDLNHTGAHKINNAIGQALLAKRMGKTRLIAETGAGMHGTASATVAALMGMECVVYMGAVDVERQAPNVSRMKLMGAKVVPVTQGQGVLKDAVNAALTAYVEDPETFYLLGSAVGPHPYPSMVRHFQRIIGREAREQIMAREGRLPDEIVACVGGGSNAIGLFSGFIDDQSVSITGVEPAGKGLETGEHAATLVAGAPGIIHGFKTYVLADDQGEPAPVYSISAGLDYPGVGPEHSHLKDSGRANYVAVTDKEALDAFHLLCRTEGIIPALESSHALAYALKRLPQMQKDQILLLNLSGRGDKDMDQIMALEA; this is encoded by the coding sequence ATGACCGTTATGACATCATCCGTAGAGACCGGTTACTTTGGGGCCTTTGGTGGCCGTTTTGTTCCAGAACCTCTTGAGAGACCTCTGGAGGAGCTCGCCTCCGCCTTCGCCGAGGCGGTGCTGGACCCTGATTTCGAGAGAGAGTATATAAGGCTCATGGTGGAGTACGTAGGCCGTCCCTCGGCCCTGACCGAGTGCCTTAACCTCGGTCGTCAGCTGGGCGGTGGAAGGCTGTTCCTCAAGAGGGAGGACCTCAACCACACAGGGGCACACAAGATCAACAACGCCATAGGCCAAGCCCTGTTGGCAAAGAGGATGGGGAAAACCAGGCTTATCGCCGAGACCGGTGCGGGAATGCACGGTACCGCCTCCGCTACCGTGGCCGCCCTGATGGGGATGGAGTGCGTTGTCTATATGGGGGCGGTGGACGTAGAGCGTCAGGCCCCTAACGTGAGCAGGATGAAGCTGATGGGTGCTAAGGTGGTACCGGTGACCCAGGGCCAGGGCGTGCTTAAAGACGCCGTGAACGCCGCCCTAACAGCCTATGTGGAGGACCCTGAGACCTTCTACCTCCTGGGTTCCGCCGTTGGACCTCATCCCTATCCCTCCATGGTCCGTCACTTCCAGAGGATCATCGGTCGAGAGGCCAGGGAGCAGATTATGGCCAGGGAAGGCCGTCTGCCAGACGAGATAGTGGCCTGCGTCGGAGGCGGCAGCAACGCAATAGGCCTTTTCTCCGGCTTCATCGACGACCAGTCGGTGTCTATAACCGGGGTTGAGCCCGCCGGTAAGGGCCTGGAGACCGGCGAGCACGCCGCTACCTTGGTGGCAGGTGCACCGGGGATAATCCACGGCTTTAAGACCTACGTTCTCGCCGACGACCAGGGCGAGCCAGCACCGGTTTACTCCATCTCCGCAGGGTTGGACTATCCTGGAGTTGGGCCGGAGCACTCACACCTTAAGGATTCGGGCAGGGCCAACTACGTGGCGGTGACCGACAAAGAGGCGCTGGATGCCTTTCACCTTCTCTGTCGCACCGAGGGGATAATCCCCGCTCTTGAGAGCTCCCACGCCCTGGCCTACGCCCTGAAGAGGCTTCCTCAGATGCAGAAGGACCAGATTCTGCTGTTAAACCTCTCCGGCAGAGGGGACAAGGACATGGACCAGATAATGGCCCTCGAGGCTTAG
- the nudC gene encoding NAD(+) diphosphatase has protein sequence METFIFKGNDVVIPAEGWALHSIEAISTGEVPQVGKWLEIDGERSLPDGWRTVPRRTLWEVMGERTFAVANRLYAEMDWRTNSRFCGRCGSPMEDMEDRGRRCPSCGNTSYPVISPAVIVAVEKEGKLLLGHNRAFPGKRYSVLAGFVDLGESLEDTVKREIKEEVGIKVCDVEYFGSQSWPFPRSLMVGFRAKWLEGEIEVDGVEIDHADWFAPENLPEIPGSVSISRRLIDDFIARWS, from the coding sequence ATGGAAACATTTATATTCAAAGGAAACGACGTAGTCATCCCCGCCGAGGGCTGGGCCTTACACTCCATAGAGGCGATATCGACAGGAGAGGTCCCTCAAGTAGGGAAATGGCTTGAGATCGACGGCGAGCGGTCGCTGCCCGACGGATGGCGAACGGTGCCCAGGAGGACTCTGTGGGAGGTCATGGGAGAAAGGACCTTCGCGGTGGCAAACAGGCTCTACGCCGAGATGGACTGGCGCACAAACAGCCGGTTCTGCGGCAGATGCGGCTCACCTATGGAGGACATGGAGGACAGAGGAAGACGGTGCCCCTCCTGCGGCAACACCTCCTATCCGGTGATATCTCCGGCGGTCATTGTGGCGGTGGAGAAGGAGGGTAAACTGCTCCTTGGGCACAACAGGGCCTTCCCCGGGAAACGATACAGCGTCCTGGCGGGGTTCGTGGACCTAGGGGAGAGCCTGGAGGACACCGTAAAGAGGGAGATAAAGGAAGAGGTAGGCATAAAGGTCTGTGACGTTGAGTACTTCGGAAGCCAGTCCTGGCCTTTTCCGAGGTCTCTCATGGTTGGCTTTAGGGCCAAATGGCTTGAGGGTGAGATAGAGGTGGACGGAGTGGAGATAGACCACGCCGACTGGTTCGCCCCCGAGAATCTACCGGAGATCCCCGGGAGCGTCAGCATATCCCGCCGTCTGATAGACGACTTTATCGCAAGGTGGTCCTAA
- a CDS encoding iron ABC transporter substrate-binding protein — translation MLACFIAVALSSGASALEIVDGLGRTVEVPDMVDRIICSGSGSLRLATYLQLWDKVVAVDSIERKTDRFDARPYALARPAYKDLPLFGEFRGDDSPELILSLDPAPQVIFKVGCTVKEADTLYEKTAIPVVALNYGNLVDGRDNLYSAIRIMGQVAHAKDRAEEVVAFLDRTIEDLRSRAADVEAKPSAYVGGIAFRGPHGLLSTEPTYPPFAFSGVVNVAAQGAGVKAKHAVVAKEALLQWDPEIIFIDLSTITATGGGALKELSEPLWEGLSAVKEGRIYGVLPYNWYNQNFGNILADAYFVGSLIFPDRFSDVDPSAKADEIFSFLVGEPVFKRLNQAFDGKVFVPLEVGR, via the coding sequence TTGTTAGCTTGTTTTATCGCAGTGGCCCTTTCTTCCGGGGCTTCGGCCCTGGAGATCGTGGACGGTCTGGGCCGGACGGTGGAGGTGCCCGATATGGTGGATAGGATTATATGCTCAGGGTCGGGAAGTTTGCGGCTAGCCACCTACCTACAGCTCTGGGATAAGGTGGTCGCCGTGGACAGCATAGAGAGAAAGACCGACCGATTTGACGCCAGGCCCTACGCACTGGCCCGTCCTGCCTACAAAGACCTTCCTCTTTTCGGCGAGTTCAGAGGCGACGATAGTCCCGAGCTTATTCTGTCTTTAGATCCCGCTCCTCAGGTGATCTTCAAGGTGGGCTGTACCGTCAAAGAAGCGGACACCCTCTATGAAAAGACCGCCATTCCGGTGGTAGCGCTGAACTACGGAAATCTGGTGGACGGCAGGGATAACCTGTACAGCGCCATAAGGATTATGGGCCAGGTAGCCCACGCCAAAGATAGAGCTGAAGAGGTAGTGGCCTTCCTCGATCGAACGATAGAGGACCTCCGGTCAAGGGCCGCCGATGTGGAAGCAAAACCGTCGGCCTACGTAGGAGGGATCGCCTTCAGAGGTCCTCACGGACTTCTCTCAACCGAGCCTACCTATCCTCCTTTCGCCTTTTCCGGTGTCGTGAACGTCGCCGCCCAAGGGGCTGGTGTTAAGGCTAAACACGCTGTGGTGGCCAAAGAGGCTCTCCTCCAGTGGGATCCTGAGATAATATTCATAGATCTTTCAACGATCACCGCCACCGGAGGAGGTGCCCTTAAAGAGCTCTCCGAGCCTCTGTGGGAGGGACTCTCCGCCGTAAAGGAAGGTCGAATCTACGGTGTCCTTCCCTACAACTGGTACAACCAGAATTTCGGAAATATCCTGGCGGACGCCTATTTTGTCGGCTCTCTTATCTTCCCCGACAGATTCTCCGATGTCGACCCGTCGGCAAAGGCGGACGAGATATTCAGCTTTCTGGTCGGTGAACCGGTCTTCAAGAGGTTAAATCAGGCTTTCGACGGAAAGGTCTTCGTGCCTCTGGAAGTAGGTAGATAG
- a CDS encoding FecCD family ABC transporter permease, which translates to MHLDRAEVSLSYRRHVERKQVFMVCLFLIGVVFFCVSLSVGVSGMPLDMVLKGLLGMTEGRDRLILWSIRMPQAVAAVAAGAGLALSGAAMQAILRNPLGSPFTLGFSHAGAFGAALTVMVLAKISPVLPAWLVSFGPGIVALGAFVFCMIATSVILAVSAYRGASPETMVLCGVALGSLFTAGTMFLQYFADDVQLAAMVFWTFGDLARAGWKDLGVMASVLIPGGIYFYLKRWDFNAVEAGDETARGLGVDVSSLRLTGLVVSSLMVSVTVAYLGVIGFVGLICPHFIRRILGDDYRYVVPASALAGALLLLVADTCARQIMAPHVMPVAVLTSFLGAPAFLWLLIRTVR; encoded by the coding sequence ATGCACCTGGACAGGGCGGAGGTCTCCCTTTCCTATCGGAGACACGTGGAGAGGAAGCAGGTCTTTATGGTCTGTCTGTTCCTTATCGGCGTCGTCTTTTTCTGTGTCTCCCTTTCGGTAGGGGTCTCCGGTATGCCTCTTGATATGGTCCTCAAAGGTCTTTTAGGTATGACCGAGGGCCGGGATAGGCTGATACTCTGGAGCATAAGGATGCCTCAGGCGGTGGCGGCGGTGGCGGCAGGGGCTGGGCTGGCCCTGTCCGGCGCGGCCATGCAGGCTATTCTCAGAAATCCCTTAGGTTCCCCTTTTACCCTGGGATTCTCCCACGCTGGGGCCTTCGGTGCCGCCTTGACGGTCATGGTCCTGGCAAAGATATCTCCCGTCCTTCCTGCCTGGTTGGTCTCCTTTGGACCTGGCATAGTTGCCCTAGGGGCCTTCGTCTTCTGTATGATAGCCACCTCGGTGATACTGGCGGTCTCCGCCTATCGAGGGGCTTCCCCTGAGACTATGGTCCTCTGTGGGGTGGCTTTAGGATCGCTGTTTACCGCTGGGACCATGTTTCTCCAGTATTTTGCCGACGACGTTCAGCTGGCCGCCATGGTGTTTTGGACCTTCGGCGACCTAGCTAGGGCTGGCTGGAAGGACCTAGGTGTGATGGCTTCGGTGCTGATTCCCGGTGGGATCTATTTCTACCTAAAGCGCTGGGATTTTAACGCCGTAGAGGCAGGGGATGAGACCGCCCGAGGTCTTGGAGTCGATGTATCCTCCCTCAGGCTCACCGGACTGGTGGTTTCCTCCCTGATGGTGTCGGTCACGGTGGCTTACTTAGGGGTGATCGGTTTTGTGGGCCTGATCTGCCCCCACTTTATCCGCCGAATTTTAGGGGACGATTACCGCTACGTCGTTCCCGCCAGCGCCCTGGCGGGGGCGTTGCTGCTCCTGGTTGCCGATACCTGTGCGAGACAGATCATGGCTCCTCACGTGATGCCTGTGGCTGTGTTGACCTCTTTTCTAGGGGCCCCCGCCTTTTTGTGGCTTCTGATAAGGACCGTTCGATGA